A stretch of the Bdellovibrio sp. 22V genome encodes the following:
- the nusA gene encoding transcription termination factor NusA translates to MAENMFSDLSKVIDQVGKDKGIDKQVVIDAITQGMLVAARKKYGTYREIEAAYNEETGEVELFEFKEVVPREKFIDEEVEIPYDEAQKLDPNVQIDDSIGIKLEASDLGRIAAQTAKQIIMQKVRDAERSIIFNEFEERKGEIASGIARRVEKGAIVVDLGRTEAYIPPREQIPGEQYKPGDRIQGYLSEVRQTTRGPQIIMSRADERYLMKLFEMEVPEIYDGVVEIMAAAREPGQRAKIAVRSKDNSVDPVGACVGMKGSRVQNIVQELRGEKIDIVPWDEDITRFACNALAPAEISRVFLDDANKEMEIVVPDSQLSLAIGKRGQNVRLAAKLTGWKLDIISESAAASRTAESIFNLMLIPNMSETMAQNIFQSGFGSFQAVAAASVEELMTIPGYDDPDKAEKLSKEAKALVAKYEAEGVPVPTAPSAAKDNKSNVSAKEQADMLLKQELKKLDAQEADEE, encoded by the coding sequence ATGGCTGAAAATATGTTTTCAGATCTTTCCAAAGTGATTGATCAAGTCGGAAAAGACAAAGGTATCGATAAGCAAGTAGTTATCGACGCAATCACTCAAGGTATGCTTGTAGCTGCTCGTAAAAAATACGGTACTTACCGTGAAATTGAAGCCGCTTATAACGAAGAGACAGGCGAAGTTGAACTTTTTGAGTTCAAAGAAGTAGTTCCTCGCGAAAAATTCATCGACGAAGAAGTTGAAATTCCTTATGACGAAGCCCAAAAATTAGACCCGAACGTGCAAATCGACGATTCGATCGGTATCAAATTGGAAGCTTCGGACTTGGGTCGTATTGCTGCGCAAACAGCAAAACAAATCATCATGCAGAAAGTGCGTGATGCAGAACGCTCTATCATCTTCAATGAATTCGAAGAGCGTAAAGGCGAAATCGCTTCCGGTATCGCTCGTCGCGTGGAAAAAGGCGCGATCGTTGTCGACTTGGGCCGTACTGAAGCGTACATCCCACCGCGTGAGCAAATCCCTGGCGAACAATACAAACCAGGCGATCGTATTCAAGGTTATTTGTCTGAAGTTCGTCAAACAACTCGTGGACCGCAAATCATCATGTCTCGCGCGGACGAGCGTTATTTGATGAAACTTTTCGAAATGGAAGTTCCTGAAATTTATGACGGTGTTGTTGAGATCATGGCAGCGGCTCGTGAGCCGGGTCAACGCGCGAAAATCGCGGTTCGTTCTAAAGACAACTCAGTTGATCCAGTGGGCGCTTGCGTGGGTATGAAGGGTTCTCGTGTACAAAACATCGTACAAGAACTTCGTGGCGAGAAGATCGATATCGTTCCTTGGGACGAAGACATCACTCGTTTTGCGTGCAACGCTTTGGCTCCGGCGGAAATCTCTCGCGTGTTCTTGGATGACGCGAACAAAGAGATGGAAATCGTCGTTCCAGATTCTCAATTGTCATTGGCGATCGGTAAACGTGGTCAAAACGTGCGTTTGGCAGCGAAATTGACGGGCTGGAAATTGGATATCATTTCTGAATCTGCAGCGGCATCTCGTACAGCGGAATCCATCTTCAATTTGATGTTGATCCCGAACATGAGCGAGACAATGGCGCAAAACATTTTCCAATCTGGTTTCGGTTCCTTCCAAGCAGTCGCTGCGGCGTCTGTTGAAGAGTTGATGACTATTCCTGGTTATGACGACCCGGATAAAGCAGAGAAATTGTCAAAAGAAGCGAAAGCTCTTGTGGCGAAATATGAAGCAGAAGGCGTGCCTGTTCCAACGGCTCCTTCAGCGGCAAAAGATAATAAATCAAACGTCTCCGCGAAAGAACAAGCGGATATGCTTCTTAAGCAAGAGTTGAAAAAACTCGATGCTCAAGAGGCGGACGAAGAATAA
- the rimP gene encoding ribosome maturation factor RimP: MSENPSWMEKVENMANEVATREGCFIYDIEFVGAGKGRTLRVFIDKEDGSISIDDCSNVSKGLNLLLDVEDIIPGGAYNLEVSTPGLDRTLKKPWHFQKVVGKKVYIKTTKALESAGVTDKKWKAAKTVEQVLESADDSGIRFVVNDVEIKIPYAMIDKAKVVFEMTKGQKK; encoded by the coding sequence ATGTCTGAAAACCCATCGTGGATGGAAAAAGTAGAAAACATGGCTAACGAGGTTGCGACTCGCGAGGGTTGCTTCATTTACGACATCGAGTTCGTTGGCGCGGGCAAAGGCCGTACCCTTCGTGTTTTCATTGATAAAGAAGACGGCAGCATCAGTATCGACGATTGCTCCAATGTCTCCAAAGGTTTGAACCTTCTTTTAGACGTCGAAGATATTATTCCCGGTGGCGCTTACAATCTTGAAGTTTCAACTCCAGGTTTGGATCGCACTTTGAAGAAACCTTGGCACTTCCAAAAAGTCGTGGGCAAGAAAGTTTACATCAAGACCACCAAAGCTCTGGAAAGCGCTGGTGTGACGGATAAGAAGTGGAAGGCCGCAAAGACAGTCGAGCAAGTTTTGGAGTCGGCTGATGACAGCGGTATTCGCTTTGTCGTGAACGACGTGGAAATCAAAATCCCGTACGCAATGATCGACAAAGCTAAAGTAGTTTTTGAAATGACCAAAGGTCAAAAAAAGTAA
- a CDS encoding GNAT family N-acetyltransferase: protein MKIETLTTAHKPQMRALVEAVHEEQGLLPQFYWPKELLGAEMATAEAVGIFAGEALAGFVLYRIVPEAWEISLVVSHPRYRRQGYMESLITHLIAAKGQERELWLEVHIENVAAQKLYEKLGFKEVGRRTKYYKDGATAILYSCP, encoded by the coding sequence ATGAAAATTGAAACGCTGACGACGGCCCATAAACCCCAAATGCGCGCTTTGGTAGAAGCCGTTCATGAAGAACAAGGGCTCTTGCCGCAGTTTTATTGGCCCAAAGAACTTTTGGGTGCGGAAATGGCGACGGCCGAAGCGGTAGGGATTTTTGCCGGGGAAGCCTTAGCGGGTTTCGTTCTTTATCGCATTGTTCCCGAAGCTTGGGAGATCTCTTTGGTCGTGAGTCACCCTCGCTATCGCCGTCAGGGGTATATGGAGAGCCTTATAACTCATCTTATCGCCGCGAAGGGTCAAGAGCGCGAACTGTGGCTTGAGGTCCACATCGAGAACGTGGCGGCGCAAAAGCTCTATGAAAAGCTCGGTTTTAAAGAAGTAGGGCGGCGCACAAAGTATTATAAGGATGGGGCCACGGCGATTTTGTATTCTTGTCCTTAA
- a CDS encoding trypsin-like serine protease codes for MYRHFLKKSVLLLALSVLSACSGSDGGKELKAEPASCEVTGSSFGIVGGEILGSNNPLSESTVFVIHKDIEGKTGICTGTLIDDDKVLTAAHCTTPGGRSQIAFTNNASCTIAAPKRTRRAVVDEAVHPDYTYFNKTLLNAGRDLAIMKFSGGIPEGYKVRALPSETYQASKDDQLVMSGYGVTSETAEDSGVLRFTTAPASRVVSNFYMAIVKTTVTVPGTIAVQQPSNGVCSGDSGGPLYVHDGRDLTLVGITSMGLDVTATKEKDMRICHGVSLFTDLKPHLPWIKKQIESL; via the coding sequence ATGTACCGCCACTTCCTTAAAAAGAGTGTCCTCTTATTAGCTCTTTCTGTTTTATCCGCCTGCTCCGGCAGCGACGGAGGAAAAGAGTTGAAAGCCGAACCAGCCTCCTGTGAAGTGACGGGCTCTTCGTTCGGCATTGTTGGCGGCGAAATCTTAGGTTCGAACAATCCTCTCAGCGAAAGCACGGTCTTTGTTATTCATAAAGACATCGAAGGTAAAACCGGAATCTGCACGGGCACTCTGATTGATGACGATAAAGTTTTGACGGCGGCTCACTGCACGACTCCAGGTGGGCGTTCGCAAATCGCGTTTACTAATAACGCCAGTTGCACGATCGCCGCACCGAAAAGAACTCGCCGTGCGGTTGTCGATGAAGCCGTTCATCCCGACTATACTTATTTTAATAAGACTCTTTTAAACGCGGGTCGCGATCTGGCGATTATGAAATTCTCGGGAGGGATTCCTGAGGGTTATAAAGTTCGCGCCTTGCCCAGCGAGACTTATCAGGCTTCCAAAGATGATCAGCTTGTGATGTCAGGCTATGGCGTAACTTCCGAAACAGCAGAGGATTCAGGCGTGCTGCGTTTTACAACAGCGCCGGCTTCGCGAGTTGTTTCGAATTTCTATATGGCGATCGTCAAAACGACGGTCACCGTTCCCGGCACCATCGCGGTTCAACAACCTTCTAACGGCGTTTGCTCCGGCGATTCCGGCGGTCCTCTTTACGTGCATGACGGTCGCGACCTCACTCTTGTGGGCATTACTTCCATGGGACTTGATGTGACAGCGACAAAAGAAAAAGACATGCGCATCTGTCATGGCGTTTCGCTCTTTACCGATCTGAAACCGCACTTGCCATGGATTAAGAAACAGATCGAGAGTTTATAG
- a CDS encoding AAA family ATPase, whose amino-acid sequence MRQRQNNFFILTGAPGVGKTTLIQELRNRGVLCVDEPAREILAEQRASGGDGLPEKNPFRFTELLMAHSIRSFEKLLNHSGIVVFDRSVVDAIGYASLFELNLEPFEEASQNHLYNSDVFVLPPWKDIYATDEERKMTFEATLQFHEQILNAYRKLGYSLIEVPMGTVQERAQFVMDRVNLLRTS is encoded by the coding sequence ATGAGACAACGACAAAATAATTTTTTTATCCTTACTGGTGCGCCTGGTGTTGGCAAAACGACCCTGATTCAAGAATTGCGCAATCGCGGGGTCCTCTGCGTCGATGAACCTGCGCGTGAAATACTTGCTGAACAAAGAGCGTCTGGTGGTGACGGTCTTCCTGAAAAGAATCCTTTTCGCTTCACGGAGCTCCTCATGGCTCATTCGATTCGCAGTTTTGAAAAACTCCTCAATCACTCTGGCATTGTTGTTTTTGATCGCAGTGTCGTTGATGCCATTGGCTATGCCTCATTATTTGAACTCAATTTAGAACCTTTCGAAGAAGCTTCGCAAAATCACCTCTACAACTCTGACGTCTTTGTTTTGCCGCCGTGGAAGGACATTTATGCAACCGATGAAGAGCGCAAAATGACATTCGAAGCAACACTTCAGTTTCATGAACAGATCCTGAACGCTTATAGGAAACTTGGTTATTCTTTAATCGAAGTTCCGATGGGAACAGTTCAGGAAAGAGCGCAATTCGTGATGGATCGCGTGAATCTTCTCCGCACTTCTTAG